From Solidesulfovibrio carbinoliphilus subsp. oakridgensis, the proteins below share one genomic window:
- the surE gene encoding 5'/3'-nucleotidase SurE, whose amino-acid sequence MRILLTNDDGIQAVGIRDLYKGLVAAGHDVLVVAPISEQSAVGHAITIATPLRVKEFKENGFAGLGVSGTPADCVKLALTTLITEKPDVVVSGINAGANVGVDILYSGTVSAATEGALMGYPAVAVSADDYAPTDLTGQGRYVADFLAGRPFEAAPPRCVLNLNFPSRPVEETLGLRLCPPTSAVYNDWYVTRQDPRGRNYYWLTGVIPPESLSPETDRALLTQGYITLTPLRFDFTDEATMARLADRLGIRAGG is encoded by the coding sequence CAACGACGACGGCATCCAGGCCGTCGGCATCCGGGACCTCTACAAAGGGCTGGTGGCCGCCGGCCACGACGTCCTGGTGGTGGCTCCCATCTCCGAACAGTCGGCCGTCGGACACGCCATCACCATCGCCACCCCCCTTCGCGTCAAGGAATTCAAGGAAAACGGCTTTGCGGGCCTCGGCGTCTCCGGCACGCCGGCCGACTGCGTCAAGCTGGCCCTGACCACGCTCATCACCGAAAAGCCCGACGTGGTGGTGTCCGGCATCAACGCCGGGGCCAACGTCGGCGTGGACATCCTCTATTCGGGCACGGTCTCGGCCGCCACCGAAGGGGCGCTCATGGGCTACCCGGCCGTGGCCGTCTCGGCCGACGACTACGCCCCGACCGACCTGACCGGCCAGGGCCGCTACGTGGCCGATTTCCTGGCCGGCCGCCCCTTCGAGGCCGCGCCGCCGCGCTGCGTCCTGAACCTCAATTTCCCGTCCCGGCCGGTGGAAGAGACCCTGGGCCTGCGGCTTTGCCCGCCGACCTCGGCCGTGTACAACGACTGGTACGTCACCCGCCAGGACCCGCGCGGCCGCAACTACTACTGGCTGACCGGCGTCATCCCGCCGGAAAGCCTGTCCCCCGAAACCGACCGGGCCCTCCTGACCCAGGGCTACATCACGCTGACGCCCTTGCGCTTCGACTTCACCGACGAGGCCACCATGGCCCGCCTGGCCGACCGCCTGGGAATCCGGGCCGGCGGCTGA
- a CDS encoding diguanylate cyclase, which translates to MNILIVDDSDSSRLLLSTILKGAGYVEPLCAGSAGEALALLDERCRTYEAPDVDLVLMDVVMPDMDGIDATRLIKADPRLRDIPIIIVTVKDEAVSLERAFEAGAMDFLAKPVNSMELRARVRSALRLKEEMDQRKARERELEALTRKFEQLSNQDGLTGVPNRRCFEDVFRKEWLRSRRDGTPLSALMIDIDCFKDYNDTYGHLQGDLCLRQVAEAIEAALKRPGDFVARYGGEEFVALLPGTDLAGALSIAGLIRANVRAAAIEHASSRVAEIVTVSIGISGVVPNMDIEAESLLAASDAALYQAKSGGRNRVEVRPAA; encoded by the coding sequence ATGAACATCCTGATCGTGGACGACTCCGACTCCTCGCGCCTGCTCCTGTCCACCATTCTCAAGGGCGCAGGCTACGTCGAGCCGCTGTGCGCCGGTTCCGCCGGCGAAGCCCTGGCTCTCCTCGACGAGCGCTGCCGCACCTACGAAGCCCCGGACGTGGATCTGGTCCTCATGGACGTGGTCATGCCGGACATGGACGGCATCGACGCCACCCGGCTCATCAAGGCCGATCCGAGGCTGCGCGACATCCCCATCATCATCGTCACCGTCAAGGACGAGGCCGTAAGCCTCGAACGCGCCTTCGAGGCTGGGGCCATGGACTTCCTGGCCAAGCCGGTCAACAGCATGGAACTGCGGGCCCGCGTCCGCTCCGCCCTGCGCCTCAAGGAAGAGATGGACCAGCGCAAGGCCCGGGAACGCGAACTCGAAGCCCTCACCCGCAAATTCGAACAGCTCTCCAACCAGGACGGCCTGACCGGCGTGCCCAACCGCCGTTGCTTCGAGGACGTCTTTCGCAAGGAATGGCTGCGCTCCCGCCGCGACGGCACCCCGCTCTCGGCGCTCATGATCGATATTGACTGCTTCAAGGACTACAACGACACCTACGGGCACCTGCAAGGCGACCTGTGCCTGCGGCAGGTGGCCGAGGCCATCGAGGCCGCCCTCAAACGGCCCGGCGATTTCGTCGCCCGCTACGGCGGCGAGGAATTCGTGGCGCTTTTGCCCGGCACCGACCTGGCCGGGGCCCTGTCCATCGCCGGCCTCATCCGCGCCAACGTCCGCGCCGCCGCCATCGAACACGCCAGCTCCCGGGTGGCCGAAATCGTCACCGTCAGCATCGGCATCTCCGGCGTCGTCCCCAACATGGACATCGAAGCCGAATCCCTGCTCGCCGCCTCCGACGCCGCCCTCTACCAAGCCAAAAGCGGCGGCCGCAACCGCGT